From a region of the Oryza sativa Japonica Group chromosome 6, ASM3414082v1 genome:
- the LOC112939288 gene encoding protein IQ-DOMAIN 21-like → MGKKPGGAGAGAGWLATVRKVFKPGTSKDPRLAKKRGGDENAAGGGGGGVGQAVEILSMEHFPAAETSPEVTTNEGSGGSAFGRERLHVGRDEAEGAWRARRGMAASRAVRNAAARGRAAGREERAAVRIQAFYRGYLARRALRALRGLVRLQALVRGHQVRRQVHLTMRCMQALVRAQARVRARRLTSHVALARPAPHAAGLQYSCGHRGRFVAPDQQNDGDEDDAGETETTMPHMVARPRRNSSHIVDERPPFNSGWRDAVPYGEGRRRHDPGPRREMAPIPTSTYGYQQQLQREEQDECTVGWQWLEQCMAGVQPPRHVPEHHVVVAAAAETSYVTAAATDGVSEKTVEMDAGRKLCPAKDLYPVRPPAVPGYMAATQSARAKARMAPASAHVAPRAAQSHARSRSSSVALAGASTATSGWSTNNNCSGGAGGRAPLHRAGYSPESSCSGDRTPPPPPQGGGRGRAAYA, encoded by the exons ATGGGCAAGAagcccggcggcgccggcgccggcgccggctggcTGGCCACCGTCAGGAAGGTCTTCAAGCCGGGGACCTCCAAGGACCCTCGCCTCGCCAAGAAG AGGGGAGGAGACGAGAATGctgcgggaggaggcggcggcggcgtcggccaggCGGTGGAGATACTCTCGATGGAGCACTTCCCGGCCGCCGAGACGTCGCCGGAGGTGACGACGAATGAAGGAAGCGGCGGATCCGCCTTCGGCAGGGAGCGGCTGCACGTCGGCCGTGACGAGGCGGAGGGCGCCTGGAGGGCCCGCCGCGGCATGGCGGCGTCGAGGGCGGTGAGGAACGCGGCCGCGCGCGGGAGGGCGGCCGGCAGGGAGgagcgcgccgccgtgcgcatCCAGGCGTTCTACAGAGGATACTTG GCGAGGAGAGCCCTGCGCGCTCTGCGTGGGCTGGTGCGGCTGCAGGCGCTGGTCCGCGGCCACCAGGTGCGGCGACAGGTCCACCTCACCATGCGCTGCATGCAGGCGCTCGTCCGCGCGCAGGCCCGcgtccgcgcccgccgcctcacCTCCCATGTCGCCCTCGCCCGCCCAGCCCCGCACGCCGCCGGTCTGCAGTACTCGTGCGGCCACCGCGGCCGCTTCGTGGCGCCGGACCAGCagaacgacggcgacgaggacgacgccggcgagacGGAGACGACGATGCCGCACATGGTCGCGCGACCAAGGAGGAACAGCAGCCACATCGTCGACGAGCGCCCTCCTTTCAACAGCGGTTGGCGGGACGCCGTCCCCTACGGcgaaggccgccgccggcacgacCCGGGGCCTCGGCGCGAGATGGCCCCGATCCCGACCTCCACGTATGGTTACCAGCAGCAG CTACAGCGGGAGGAGCAAGACGAGTGCACCGTTGGTTGGCAGTGGCTGGAGCAATGCATGGCCGGTGtccagccgccgcgccacgtcCCGGAGCACCacgttgtcgtcgccgccgcggcggagacgTCGTacgtgacggcggcggccacggacGGGGTGTCGGAGAAGACCGTGGAGATGGACGCCGGGAGGAAGCTGTGCCCCGCCAAGGACCTCTACCCGGTGCGCCCTCCGGCTGTCCCGGGGTACATGGCGGCGACGCAGTCCGCGCGCGCCAAGGCCCGCATGGCGCCCGCGTCCGCCCATGTCGCCCCGAGGGCGGCGCAGTCGCACGCCCGGAGCCGGTCCAGCTCGGTGGCGCTCGCCGGTGCCTCGACGGCCACCTCAGGCTGGAGCACGAACAACAACTGCAGCGGCGGAGCCGGCGGCCGCGCGCCACTCCATAGAGCTGGGTATAGCCCAGAGTCGAGCTGCAGCGGCGACCggacaccgccaccgccaccacagggcggcggccgcggcaggGCGGCTTATGCTTGA
- the LOC4340956 gene encoding xyloglucan galactosyltransferase XLT2 isoform X2 produces MPESPTSPPTSPLPGSPTNNATPPSPVSAFLRATVLFAAFLALQLVLFKSLLTFPSSRFLPAPRRSNSTWANGAVDDAEECKAGLIYVYDLPPEFNHDLVAHCDRLWPWYSFCPYLSNGGLGRPAAEVPALSAVVPNASLPNWYNTDQFPLEVIVHRRLLSHRCRTIDASLATAFYVPFYAGLDVGSHLWGPNSTVADRDRAGARLLRWLRGQPFFAKSGGWDHFITLGRITWDFRRYGADGWGTNLVLMPGMENVTRLVIEGDRLDPLDVGVPYPTGFHPRRAADVRAWQEHVLSLDRRNLFGFAGAPRSGFPDDFRDVLLEECEDAGSDRCRAVDCRGTRCNDDGAAVMRLFMGSRFCLQPRGDSFTRRSLFDCMVAGAVPVLFWRRTAYDAYRWFLPRGEEGEWSVFIDRRALRVGNVSVRDVLEGYSERRVRRMRERVVEMIPRLVYGSSPDGLGDGMDDALDVALGGVLKRFRHRRWSIGHEERPPGRLVAGAPPRRGSSKTTTPPTSNGRNGSVIGQRASRHRSTAASSAYIKTVLSEAPASRSKSLQQS; encoded by the exons ATGCCGGAGTCACCGACATCGCCAcccacctcgccgctgccgggATCGCCCACCAATAAtgccacgccgccgtccccggtGTCGGCGTTTCTGCGAGCCACCGTGCTGTTCGCCGCCTTCCTAGCCCTCCAGCTCGTGCTCTTCAAGTCCCTCCTCACGTTCCCGAGCTCCCGGTTcctgccggcgccgcgccgcagcAACAGCACCTGGGCCAACGGCGCCGTGGACGACGCCGAGGAGTGCAAGGCCGGGCTCATCTACGTCTACGACCTCCCGCCGGAGTTCAACCACGACCTCGTCGCCCACTGCGACCGCCTGTGGCCGTGGTACTCCTTCTGCCCCTACCTCTCCAATGGCGGCCTCGGCCGGCCCGCCGCCGAGGTACCGGCGCTCTCCGCCGTCGTGCCGAACGCGTCGCTGCCCAACTGGTACAACACCGACCAGTTCCCGCTCGAGGTCAtcgtccaccgccgccttctGTCCCACCGGTGCCGCACCATCGACGCGTCGCTCGCCACCGCGTTCTACGTGCCGTTCTACGCGGGCCTCGACGTCGGCAGCCACCTGTGGGGCCCGAACAGCACCGTCGCCGACCGCGACCGCGCCGGCGCGCGGCTCCTCCGGTGGCTCAGGGGGCAGCCGTTCTTCGCCAAGTCCGGCGGGTGGGACCACTTCATCACGCTCGGGCGCATCACGTGGGACTTCCGCCGGTACGGCGCCGACGGGTGGGGCACCAACCTGGTGCTCATGCCCGGGATGGAGAACGTCACCCGCCTCGTCATCGAGGGCGACCGCCTCGACCCGCTCGACGTCGGCGTCCCTTACCCGACGGGGTTCCacccgcggcgcgccgccgacgTCCGCGCGTGGCAGGAGCACGTGCTGTCCCTGGACCGCCGCAACCTGTTCGGGTTCGCCGGCGCGCCGCGTTCCGGGTTCCCGGACGACTTCAGGGACGTGCTGCTGGAGGAGTGCGAGGACGCCGGGAGcgaccgctgccgcgccgtggaCTGCCGGGGCACGCGGTgcaacgacgacggcgcggcggtgaTGAGGCTGTTCATGGGGTCCCGCTTCTGCCTGCAGCCGCGCGGGGACAGCTTCACGCGGCGGTCCCTGTTCGACTGCATGGTGGCCGGCGCCGTGCCGGTGCTGTTCTGGCGGAGGACGGCGTACGACGCGTACCGGTGGTTCCTGccgcgcggcgaggagggggagTGGTCGGTGTTCATCGACCGGCGGGCGCTGCGGGTGGGCAACGTGAGCGTGCGGGACGTGCTGGAAGGGTACAGCgagcggcgggtgcggcggatGCGGGAGCGCGTGGTGGAGATGATACCCAGGCTGGTGTACGGCTCGTCGCCCGACGGCCTCGGCGACGGCATGGACGACGCGCTTGACGTCGCTCTCGGCGGCGTCCTCAAGCGGTTCCGCCACCGCCGGTGGAGCATTGGGCATGAAG AGCGCCCGCCTGGGCGTTTGGTCGCTGGGGCACCACCACGGCGTGGCAGCAGCAAAACGACGACGCCTCCAACTTCTAACGGGAGAAACGGATCGGTGATTGGGCAGCGTGCGTCGCGGCACAGATCAACGGCGGCGTCCTCGGCGTACATAAAAACCGTCCTATCGGAAGCACCGGCATCAAGAAGCAAAAGCTTGCAGCAATCTTGA
- the LOC4340956 gene encoding xyloglucan galactosyltransferase XLT2 isoform X1 — MPESPTSPPTSPLPGSPTNNATPPSPVSAFLRATVLFAAFLALQLVLFKSLLTFPSSRFLPAPRRSNSTWANGAVDDAEECKAGLIYVYDLPPEFNHDLVAHCDRLWPWYSFCPYLSNGGLGRPAAEVPALSAVVPNASLPNWYNTDQFPLEVIVHRRLLSHRCRTIDASLATAFYVPFYAGLDVGSHLWGPNSTVADRDRAGARLLRWLRGQPFFAKSGGWDHFITLGRITWDFRRYGADGWGTNLVLMPGMENVTRLVIEGDRLDPLDVGVPYPTGFHPRRAADVRAWQEHVLSLDRRNLFGFAGAPRSGFPDDFRDVLLEECEDAGSDRCRAVDCRGTRCNDDGAAVMRLFMGSRFCLQPRGDSFTRRSLFDCMVAGAVPVLFWRRTAYDAYRWFLPRGEEGEWSVFIDRRALRVGNVSVRDVLEGYSERRVRRMRERVVEMIPRLVYGSSPDGLGDGMDDALDVALGGVLKRFRHRRWSIGHEAERPPGRLVAGAPPRRGSSKTTTPPTSNGRNGSVIGQRASRHRSTAASSAYIKTVLSEAPASRSKSLQQS; from the exons ATGCCGGAGTCACCGACATCGCCAcccacctcgccgctgccgggATCGCCCACCAATAAtgccacgccgccgtccccggtGTCGGCGTTTCTGCGAGCCACCGTGCTGTTCGCCGCCTTCCTAGCCCTCCAGCTCGTGCTCTTCAAGTCCCTCCTCACGTTCCCGAGCTCCCGGTTcctgccggcgccgcgccgcagcAACAGCACCTGGGCCAACGGCGCCGTGGACGACGCCGAGGAGTGCAAGGCCGGGCTCATCTACGTCTACGACCTCCCGCCGGAGTTCAACCACGACCTCGTCGCCCACTGCGACCGCCTGTGGCCGTGGTACTCCTTCTGCCCCTACCTCTCCAATGGCGGCCTCGGCCGGCCCGCCGCCGAGGTACCGGCGCTCTCCGCCGTCGTGCCGAACGCGTCGCTGCCCAACTGGTACAACACCGACCAGTTCCCGCTCGAGGTCAtcgtccaccgccgccttctGTCCCACCGGTGCCGCACCATCGACGCGTCGCTCGCCACCGCGTTCTACGTGCCGTTCTACGCGGGCCTCGACGTCGGCAGCCACCTGTGGGGCCCGAACAGCACCGTCGCCGACCGCGACCGCGCCGGCGCGCGGCTCCTCCGGTGGCTCAGGGGGCAGCCGTTCTTCGCCAAGTCCGGCGGGTGGGACCACTTCATCACGCTCGGGCGCATCACGTGGGACTTCCGCCGGTACGGCGCCGACGGGTGGGGCACCAACCTGGTGCTCATGCCCGGGATGGAGAACGTCACCCGCCTCGTCATCGAGGGCGACCGCCTCGACCCGCTCGACGTCGGCGTCCCTTACCCGACGGGGTTCCacccgcggcgcgccgccgacgTCCGCGCGTGGCAGGAGCACGTGCTGTCCCTGGACCGCCGCAACCTGTTCGGGTTCGCCGGCGCGCCGCGTTCCGGGTTCCCGGACGACTTCAGGGACGTGCTGCTGGAGGAGTGCGAGGACGCCGGGAGcgaccgctgccgcgccgtggaCTGCCGGGGCACGCGGTgcaacgacgacggcgcggcggtgaTGAGGCTGTTCATGGGGTCCCGCTTCTGCCTGCAGCCGCGCGGGGACAGCTTCACGCGGCGGTCCCTGTTCGACTGCATGGTGGCCGGCGCCGTGCCGGTGCTGTTCTGGCGGAGGACGGCGTACGACGCGTACCGGTGGTTCCTGccgcgcggcgaggagggggagTGGTCGGTGTTCATCGACCGGCGGGCGCTGCGGGTGGGCAACGTGAGCGTGCGGGACGTGCTGGAAGGGTACAGCgagcggcgggtgcggcggatGCGGGAGCGCGTGGTGGAGATGATACCCAGGCTGGTGTACGGCTCGTCGCCCGACGGCCTCGGCGACGGCATGGACGACGCGCTTGACGTCGCTCTCGGCGGCGTCCTCAAGCGGTTCCGCCACCGCCGGTGGAGCATTGGGCATGAAG CAGAGCGCCCGCCTGGGCGTTTGGTCGCTGGGGCACCACCACGGCGTGGCAGCAGCAAAACGACGACGCCTCCAACTTCTAACGGGAGAAACGGATCGGTGATTGGGCAGCGTGCGTCGCGGCACAGATCAACGGCGGCGTCCTCGGCGTACATAAAAACCGTCCTATCGGAAGCACCGGCATCAAGAAGCAAAAGCTTGCAGCAATCTTGA